Below is a genomic region from Isosphaeraceae bacterium EP7.
GCGCCGATCGATCTCCGCCTGGCTCGCCCCGACTCGACGAGGTGCCCGCGATGCGTCCTAAACGTGTTTGCCAGTCGGCGTCCGCCGCGATGGCGTTCTTCGTCATGGCCCTGTCCGGCTCATCCGCCTCCAGCGGCGGCGAACTGGCCCGGATCCCGACGACCCGCGAGCAGCGGACGCTGGAATTTCGGTCGCTCCCGCCCGTCCCTGATCCTCCGACACCGGCGGGTGAGAACCCGATCGACTCGATCCTGGCAGGCTGGCGTAAGGCCCAGAAGACCGAGCTCAGGGCTCCGGTCGATGCGTCGCTGTTCGCACGCAAGATCCACCTCGATCTGATCGGGCTTCTCCCAACGCCGGGCGATGTCGAGGTCTACAAGGCCCGTCCGGATCCGGCAAAGACGGCCGACGCTCTTCTGGGCGACACCCGGGGCTATGCCGAACACTGGATGACGTTCTGGAATGACCTGCTGCGCAATGACGAGCAGACGAGCATCGACGGCCTGCGCAAGCCCATCACCCCATGGCTTTACCGGTCTCTGGTCGAGAACAAGCCCTATGACCAGATGGTCGAGGAGCTTCTGAGCCCCGGGCCAGGCGGTCCCGACGGCTACCTGATGGGCGTGAACTGGAGAGGACGGGTCAACCTGAGCCAGCGGCCACCCGTCCAGGCGGCCCAGAATGTCGCGCAGGTCTTCCTCGCCACGTCCATCCGCTGCGCCTCGTGCCACGACGGATTCACGACCCCCTGGAAGCTGAAGGACGCTTACGGACTCGCGGCCTTCTTTTCCGAGGGGACCCTCGAGACTGCCCGCTGCGAGAAGCCGACGGGCGTCTTCGCCCCGGCGAAATTCCTCTACGACGGCCTCGGAGACGTGGCTGCCGATGCCGACTTATCTACCCGACGGGCCGCCGTCGCCGGGATGGTCACCCGGCCCAAGAATCCTCGCTTCGCCAGGGTTCTGGTCAATCGCCTCTGGGATCGCCTGATGGGCCGGGCCCTGGCCGAGCCGATCGACGAGATGACCGAGCCGACCTGCGCCGAGCTACTCGACTGGCTGGCGTATGACTTCATGGGGCATGACTACGACCTCAAGCACACCATCAAGCTGATTGTCACCTCCAAGGCGTATGCCCAGTCGGTTGCCGAGGGAGAGGCCGTGGGAGAGCCCAACGAGCTAGGCCCGGTCCCGCGTCGCCTTTCTGCCGAGCAGTTCATTGATGCCTTCTCACGGCTGACTGGCTACTGGGCCCGCCCCGCCGAGTTGATGAACATCCCGCTTGACGGTCCCGAAGTCAGGGCCTGGCGTCATCGGAGGCCGAGCCCGCTGGCCGTTGCTCTGGGGCGGCCCACGCGTGAGCAGGTGACGACCAAACGCGTCGAATCGGCCACCGTGTTGCAGGCCCTGGAAGCGACCAACGGCAAGACCCTGGGCGACCTGGTCTCGAAAGGCGCCGAGACACTCCTGGCCTCGGATTGGGCCAAGGACGCAGACGCAGTCAAGGCCGCGAACTTGCTCTTCCTCCGTGCTTATTCCCGCCCCGCGAGCCCCGAGGAGCTCGCCTTCGTCGGGCCGATGCTGGGGCACCCCGGAGACCCGGTGGAAGCCCGGCGCGAAGGGCTGGAAGACTTGCTCTGGATCGTCATCAACAGCCCTGAATTCCAGGTCATTCGTTAATCGGCATCGCAATCGACTCGAACCTTGGAGCAAACTCATGCTCGATCCGAACTCGAACCCGCGGGACGGCCGACGCGAATTCCTCAAATCCATCGGGCTGGGCGCGGCGACCGTCGCCACCTTCGGCGGCCGTGCCTGGGCCGAGGATGGGCCGGCGAAGGATAAGGACGCGCCCGCGGCGACAGCCGACTCGATGATCCTCCTCTGGATGGCCGGCGGCCAGGCGCACACCGAGACCTGGGACCCGAAGACGTACACCCCTTATGTGAAGGGGATGGAGTCGAAGGCGGTCATCTCGACGTTTGATTCGATCCCGACCTCCGTCGACGGCCTGCGCATCTCCGAGGGGCTCCCCGAGTGCGCCAAGGTGATGCACAAGGGAACCCTGATCAAGACCTTCCAGGCGCCCGATCTGGGGAAGATCCTCCACTCCCGTCACCAGTTCCACTGGCACACGGGCTACGTCCCGCCGCAGTCGGTCAACGTGCCGTCAATCGGCGGGTTCATGGCCAGGACGCTCGGGTCGAGGTCCAAGGGAGCCCCCGCCTACGTAGACATCGGCCAGCGGTTTGATGTGGGCGGCGAGGATTTTGAGGTCAAGGCGTTTCACACCGCCGGGTTCCTGGGCGACGACTACGGCCCCTTCTTCGTGCCGCAGCCCGCCGAGGCCACGACCGTCGTCCGGCCCCCCACGGGCATGTCTCGCAAGCGGTTCCGCGACCGGATGGAACGGTTCCACAAGCTTCAGGCCCTCAAAGTCGCCGGCTCATCGAGCAAACTGGGCGACGAATATATCAAGCGAATCGACTCCGCCTTCGAGCTGATGGAATCGCCCGCGGCGAGCGCCTTCGACCTCTCGCTGGAGCCGAAAGAAGTCTACGACAAGTACAATACCGGCCGATTCGGCCTGGGCTGCCTGCTCGCCCGCAGACTGGTCGAGGCGGGCTCTCGATTCATCGAAGTCACCACCGAATATATTCCCTTCTTTGGCTGGGACACCCACGAGGACGGCCATGCCCGACTCGTCGAGATGATGAGGTCGATCGACATGCCGATCGCTCAGCTCATCCGCGACCTCGACGAACGAGGTCTCCTCAAGCGGACACTCGTCGTCGTCGCCTCGGAGTTCAGCCGCGACATGCTAATGGAGGGAAAACCCGGCGAGCCGGTCGACGATCAGGTGGTGGTCCCCGACCTCGTCACCGAGCCGAAGCACTACGGGATGCACCGTCATTTCACCGGAGCCGGCTCGGTTGTCGTCTTCGGCGGTGGCGCCAAGCAGGGCCACGTCCACGGCGAGACCGCCGACGAGCGGCCGTTCACCAGCGTGAAAGACCCGGTGACGATTTCCGAGCTGCACGCCACCTTCTTCACCATGATGGGTATTCGCCCCGACCACGCTTACGAGATCGACGAGCGGCCTGTCTACGCGACCGAGGACGGCAAAGGCAAGCCGATCCGGGGGATTCTCGCGTAAATTGCAGCTCGATCAGGCCCCGGCCCGGCGAGAGGGCCGGGCGAGGTCGATCCATTCGATCGCGGCAAGGCTCGCCGGAACCGATTGCGCATTGGCCTGATGCGGGACGACCCCGAGTAACGGGACATCGCGCAGCCAACGGACGAGTTCCAGCGGGTTGGTCTCGCCGGCGACGCCGAGATCGCCCGACGTTGGCTGGGTCAGGACGACCCCGGCGATTCGGAGGCCGCGGAGACGCGCGGCCTCGACCGTCAGGATCGTGTGATTGAGCGTCCCCAGGCCGAGCCGGCCGACGATGATGAGCGGGTAGTCCAGGTGCGACGCGAGGTCGGCCAGCGTCGCATCCTCGGCGATCGGACAGAGCAGGCCGCCGATCCCCTCGACAATCAAGACCTCGGAACGCGTCGTCCAGGCAGCGACCGCCGCATCGGTCCGGTCGAAGATGAGCTGGCGCGTGAGCCGCCAGCCGGCCCTGCGAGCCGCGACGGGCGGGGCCAGCGGCTCGTCGAGCAGGATCGGGACGACGTGCGAAAGCTCGACTCCGGGACGCGGTCCCAGCGCATCCATCAAGAACCGTGCATCCTCCGGAATTCCATCCTTCCGATCGATGACCGCCCCAGTGGCCAACGGCTTGAGCGCACCGGCAGCGATCCCGCTCAACCCGAGCGATCGGAGGATGGCCGAGGCGACGAAGGTTTTGCCCACGTCGGTATCGGTCCCTGTGACGAGCAAGCCTGGAAGGCTCATCGGGAATTTTCCTCGGTAATCCGCCTGACGCAATCGATCAACGCATCAATAAGCAGATCGATGTGCTCAATCTCGGCGGCGAGGGGGAGCATCACGACGAGGACGTCGCCGAGCGGACGAATCAGGACGCCCGACTCGCGGGCGAGGCGGCAGACGCGAGCCCCGACCTGATCGGAGAAGGCGTATCGTTCTCGGGTGGCCCGGTCCTTGACGAGTTCAATGCCGGCAATGAAGCCTTTACGGCGGACGTCACCGACGTGCACAAGCTGCGCGAGGTCGACCAGGCGAGCGGCGAGGTGGTCCATCTTGGGAACGAGGGTTTCAAGCGTCCGCTCTTCATCAAAGACGGACAGGTTGGCCAGCGCCACGGCCGCCCCGAGCGGATTTCCGCCGTAAGTGTGCCCGTGATAGAACGTCTTCCCATCCGCCGGGGTGCCGTAGAACGCAGAAGAGATCCGATCGGTCGTCAGGGTCGCCGCGAGCGGCAGATAGCCGCCGGTGATCCCCTTGGCCAGGCAGAGGAAGTCGGGCCGCACCGATTCCTGTTCGCAGGCGAAGAGAGTCCCGGTCCGGCCGAAGCCGACGGCAACCTCGTCGGCGATGAGCAGAGTGTCGTGCTCGCGGCAGAGTCGTTCGACCCCTTTCAGATAGCCGTCGGGCTGGACGATCATCCCGGCGGCGCACTGCACGGTGGGCTCGATGACGACGGCCGCGACCTGACCGCGATGCTCGCGCAAAACCTTGTCCATCTCCGACAGGCAGGCAAGGCCACAGGTCTCGCGGGCCTGGCCGAGCGGGCAGCGATAACAGTTCGGCGAGGGCGCACGCAGGCTTGGAAAAAGGATATCGCCGAACATCGCGTGGAACCGATCGACGCCGCCGACGCTCACGTCGCCCAGGGTATCGCCGTGGTAGGCGTCGGTAAGCGAGAGGAACAGGGTCCGCGCGGGCTCCGGATCGGGCTTCTGGCGCCAATATTGATAAGCCATCTTCAGGGCAACTTCGACCGCCGTGGCGCCGTCGTCGGAGTAGAAGACGCGATTCAGGCCCGCGGGAGCACGTTCGACCAGCTCACGCGCCAGGCGGATCGCCGTCGGATGGGTCAGGCCCAGCATCGTGGTGTGGGCGATCTGGTCAATCTGATCACGCAGGGCGGCATCGAGTTTCGAATGACGATGGCCGTGGACGTTGCACCAGAGAGAGCTGACGCCGTCAAGGTAACGGCGACCCTCGGAATCTTCGAGATAGACCCCCTCGCCCCGCTCGATAATGAGCGGAGTCGACTCGGCCCAGGCAGCCTGAGGGGTGAACGGGTGCCAGAGGTGGGCGAGATCCCAGGCCCGGAGCGTGGCGTCGTCTGGCGTGCGAAGGTTCATCGATGGGTCTCGAGGCGGAAGCGGACGGGAGTCCCTGGCCCTGCGCCGAGCAAGGCTGCGGCGTCGCCATTGACGACGGCCACCTCGACACGGTCGGTGCTGCCGAACAAGGCGATCAGGGTGCCCGGGAGGGATTCGCCGTAGGTAGGTGCAAACGAGTCAATGGTCGTTCCGGCGATCTCGATTCGCCACGCCCGTCCGGCCAGCATTCGGGCATCGACATTCGTGATGAGGTTGCCGAAACGATCGCGGTAGAGGACCTGGCCGAGGATTCCGCCGGGTGCTTCGCACGGTTCGAGGCCCGGCAGCGACATGAGTTGCGTGAGAGCCGGGCCAAGTTCGCGGGCGTCGCCGCCGATCAGGAGATGGGCGGCGGCCGGGGCGAAAATATCTCGGCCGTGGAACGTGGCGGAAACTACGGGCCGACGCAACGCCGGGTTGACCAGTTCGACGATGAGTTCCACGCTCCGTCCGGTCAGCAATCCCCCCAGCAGGCCGTTATCGGGCGCGACGAACCAGTGGCCGTCGATCCGGGCGGCGATCGGGAGGCGATCGGTCCCCACGCCAGGGTCGACGACCGCGAGGTGGACAGTTCCCGCGGGAAAGACGTCGATCAATCCGGAGAGGACAAAGGCCCCCTCCGCGATATTCTGGGGCGAAATACCATGGCTGACGTCGACGAACTGGGTACTGGGGGCAAGCCCGAGTACGACCCCCTTCATCTGAGCGACGTAGGGGCCATCGCTCCCGAAGTCGGTCGTCAGCGTCAAGATGCCCGGCTTCATCGGCGGCTCGCTTCGAAAGTCGAGGATTCAGCGAGGGCCGCCTCCCCCCGTCCTGGGCGTACCGACCTGGTCGAGGTCTGGTCCCCACCCTAGCCCTGGATCAGGCCTTGGCCTGGTGCCGGGCAGTGATCTTTGAGGATATTCCCCCCCTCGGCGTGAACTGGCCAACGACCGTCATGCTTCGAGGCTGACAGGCGGCGACAAGATCGTCGAGGATCGAATTGATCGAATGCTCGTAGAAGATCCCCCGGTCGCGGAATGCATTCAAGTAAAGTTTGAGGCTCTTCAGCTCGATGCAAGTGGCGGCCGGGACGTAGGTAATGAGAATCGTGCCGAAGTCGGGCTGGCCTGTCTTGGGGCAGACCGCGGTGAACTCAGGGCAGGTAATCTCGATCTCGTACTCGCGATCGGGGAACTGATTCGGGAACACTTCGAGGGACATCGAGTCGACTCCGGTCCGGGTGCGGCGCGGCCCCAGAGGCCACGTCACGAAACGGGACCGGGTCATTTTATCGAGGAGCCGCCGACGGCGTCTCCCCGACTTCGACGAATCCCTATCGCCGTAGCTCGACGACCAGAGATCCCGGGGGCTCGTCTCCCACCGTCACTGCCCCGTACGTCTTGGGCTCCACTCCGTGGTCGGCCGAGTAGTCGGTCACGCGTGTGAAGCCGGCCTCGCGAGCGAACGCTTCGAGGATCTCCGCCGTGTAGGCGTATTTGTGCTGCCCCTCGCAGAAGAGGTAGTTGACCGCCTGCGAGGCAGGTTCCCGGAAGGCCCTGGGCCAGTCTTCGATCACCTCGCCCCGGGCGACGGCCAGAGCGTGTTGGAAGCTGGGAACGGCAATCCGGGCAACTCCATCGTCCTTGAGGATCCGGCGGATCTCCTTGAGGAGCGCCACCGCCTCGTAAGGGAAGAGATGCTCGATCGTGTGCGACGAGTAGACCAGCGTGCAGCTCGCGTCGGGGAACGGCAACGTGTTACGCAAGTCGATCCAGAGGTCGATCTTGCGCAGGACATTACCGTCTGCGTTGATCAGGCCGTCGAGATATTTATGCCCGCAGCCGAGGTGCACATAATGTCCCTCGGGGTGCTTGGATCCGCCAAGGCGATAGCGGGCCGAAGCATACCAGGTGGCGGGAAGGCAGGCGTAACGGGAAAAGAAGAAGCAGACATCCTTGATGCTCTGGCGGATCATCCTGGGCTCATTGAGGCTGAATTCAATTGACCGGGCCGCATCCGAGGGAGGACGCATGCAGACAATCCGCCGCGCCGGGCCCGAGGAGCCGGATTATGCCCCGGTCAGTCCGTGCGGGTCCAGAGGTTTATCTGACCCTGTCGGTCCAGCCTCGGATCAGGGGAGGGTTGAAGCCACCGAGCTTCGCGTGCCAGCGAGTTCGATGGCATGCTCCAGGCGAGCGAGATTCATCGGTGTCGCGCCGGAATCTCTCCAGAGGATGACACCACTTCGGTTCACCAGGACCATGGTAGGATAGACCTGAATGTGGAGCAAATCTTGGATCTTGGACGGAACCTCAGCATCATCGAGGAGGACCGAATAGTTGACGCCCAGCTTCTTTGCGACTGCGGCGACATTCTTAGCCCGGGAATCAATCGGCCCCTTCTCGCAAGCGATGCCCACAACCTGCAACGTCTTGGGACCGTATCGCTTCTGTAGGGCCGCCAGCCTGGGAATCGATTCGAGACATGGCGCGCACCAGGTGCCCCAGAAGTCGATCAGAATCAGGTCGGAGTCGAAGTCTTTGAACTGAACGGTCTGGCCTTCGAGATTGGGCAGGCTGAAATTGACGATGCGCTGGTTATTCGGGTCGATGGCGGCGGTCGTGGTGCCGGCCTGTGGCGAGGGTTTCCCCTTGGCTCCCGCTCGAGCGAAGCCGAAGCGGCGTCGCGTTGAAACCGGCTTCGGCCCGACGGTCGCGACAGGGGTGGGTAAACCGGTAATTTCTGTTGGGGCCGGACCTTCGGCAATCTTGATCGGGGGTTTCGTCCCAGACGCGAGTTTAGTCGAGGGCTTCGCGACAGGCTTCGGAAGTTCGCCCCAGGATGGACGCTGACGCTCAGTCTCGACGTCTGATTCACTAGCCGGAAAATTCGCCAGCACAACCGGATCGGCGGTCGGCTCGGGTTTCGCGACCGCGAGCGATTTGTCGGGACTAACGTCCTCGTCCGGAGTAGCATCGGCAACCGAGGGCGGCGCTGTGGGCTCGGGGACCGGAAGCTCCGCGACCTTCACCTCGGCGACGGGGACGACCTGGGGAGGCGGGGCCTTGCTTGAGGTGCGAAAGGCTCGCTCGATCAGGGCCGTCTCTTCGGCGTCTGGCCTCTTTGGCGTCGTCGCTTCGGATCGCGCGGGGGGAGCGACCTCCTCCGGCTCGTCGTCGGGAAGGATTGGATCGGGATCGGGAGAAGAGACGCGTCTCGACTGCCCTTGATCCTCGGCGTCTTTGCGGTCCAGGACCTCCGCAGCACCCTTGCGCCAGGCGTTGACAGTCTCCGCATCGGCCTGGGGCGGGACGTCTTCATCCGACTCGCGACGGGCGACTCGCGTCCGACGCGCGGGGGGCAAATCCTCGTCATTGGCCATGACGGAGTCGTCGATTATATCGGACTCCTCGACCGACACCTCTGGATCGGGCTCACTCGCTTCGCTTGCCCGCTTAATCGACTTGCCGGAATGAACAGAGCGGACTTCCCGGAGAGAAATCCGTACACCCGATTCGGGGGCGTTGGCCTCGATCCTCCCACCGAATCGGCGCTCGCCGTCTTCGGTGTCTGCGAGGAGCGTATAGGTCTCGCCGGTTTCGAGGCCACGGATCGTGAAACCGCCCGCTCGATCGGTCTTCGTTTCCTTGACGCGGCCGCCCTGCACGGAGCCGTCCGCCACGCGAACCCGGACGCCTTCGAGCGGGGATCCCTGCTCGTCGACGACTCGGCCCGAGATCCTGTCACCTCGTGGAGTATTGGCTTCCAGCGGGGATCGATCGGCGGTGACGCTCAGGCCGGGCTCGCCTGACACGGCGGGAAGCGGGCTATCGCCGATGGAGGCGACGGTCGAGATGCCATCGGGTGCGGTCGTGACCACTTCGGGGCGCAAGCCACGCGTGGACGAGCAGCCGGCGCAGCAGGCCAAAGCAATCGAGAACAACTGGCTCAGGTGAAGCATCGCGCGACGTGAGGACATTGGGGGACATCTCCTCCTGAGCAAGCCCAACCGGCGTCGTACGGCTGAGGGCCAGGGTCTCGCGAGATTGAACCCGCGCGGACGCCAGGCCCCGTCCTTCCTCCGCGCCGGAGGTGACCAGGGTGGTTTGAATCCCGGTTGATGTCTCGTCTGATGATCGGCGGTTTGAAACGGGCGACTTGAGCAAGTCCGAGGTGGGTTTGCGGGCAAGGTATCCGAACGAGCGTCTTTAGCCCAGGCGAATTCTTACCGTCAATTCCTCCGGGCGATCTCACGCATCGACAACCCGATCAACGACCGGATCTCCTCGGCATCGTCGGCGTCGGGGACGGCTTGCAGGTAGGCATTGAACGCCCTGATCGCCTCGCCCGGCCGGTCAGTCCTGACGCAGACGAGCCCGAGGTCTCGCTGCTCGATGGGGTTGCAACGATCGATCGCCACAAGCCGCTCGATGACGCGGCGTGCGGCGGCGTAGTCGTCGCGGCGGAGTAGCTGCATTTTCAGGTTGCGGAGCATCCTGGCCACGATCGATTGCGGACGAGCGGGGGCCAATTGGAATGCACTCAGCTCGACCGGCTTGCCGACAACCCGGGAGATCTGGCGGGCACAGCCCGGGGGGTCCAGGAGGGCCCCCGAGTGGAATGCGTCGACGTAGATGGGGAAATCTCCGTCGATCCTGAGCATGAAGTGGGCGGGCAGGTTCACGCCGTCCATCTCCAGGCCGAGTCGTTCGGCCACGGCGCGATAAAGGAGGCAGAGGCTGATGGGAATCCCTGTCTTCCGTTCCATGACCTCATGGAGATAGCTGTTGCGCGGGTCGTCGTATTCGTCCTCGTTGCCGGTGTACCCTTCCTCAATGAAGAGCACCCAGTTGATCTGGCCCAGGACGTGCGCGGTCCGGCAACCGGCGGGGCAACGGGCGCGGACTCGCTCGGAGAGGTCGTCGATCTTGGAGACATAGTCCCCGAGGGTAATCGTCGGGTCGGCGTCGCGCCCGATCTCCAGCGCGATGAGGGTGAGATCGGCGGCGGGGTCGCCCGCGAGCAGCTTGCGGAACTCGGGGCTGTGCTCGAACTTGGTTGGCACGCGACGGCTCCCTCCGTGTCGACGATCCCGGGCCTCCCGAGGGGAAGGGTACGGACGTTCTCGTCTGGATCTCAAGGATAATCGTTCGACGCCATCGGAGCAATCGCCGGACATGCGGGGATGGCCGGGGTCGGCCCCCCCTTGCAAGGCGAAGGGCTGGAACGTAGCCTGAATCGCGCGGGGTAGTTGGCCCGATTGGCCCGCCCGAACGTCCTAGCGGAGAACTCCGACGTGTCCGAGTCGCTCGATGCCCTGATCTCGCGGGCCAAGACCATCCGTCAAGACATCGTCCGGATGACGACCGAGGCCGGCTCGGGGCACCCGAGCAGTTCGCTCTCCGCGACAGAAGTCGTCACGGCGATCTACTTCGGCGGGTTCCTGAACTTCGACGTGAAGAACCCGACCTGGCCCGACCGGGATCGCTTCATCCTGTCCAAGGGGCACGCCGCCCCGGTCCTCTACGCCGCCATGGCCGAGGCCGGCTACTTCCCCAGGGAAGAGCTGATGACCTTGCGCAAGCTGGGCAGCCCGCTCGAAGGGCACCCCAACATGCTGCGTCTGCCGGGAATCGAAGCCTCAACGGGCTCGCTCGGCCAGGGCCTGTCGATGGGCGTGGGTTACTCATTGGCCGCGCGGGTCGACAAAAAGGACTATCACACCTACGTCCTGACCGGCGACGGCGAGCTCGGCGAGGGGCAGATCTGGGAGGCCGCCGCTTCGGCCTCCAAGTATCGCCTGGATAACCTCACCGTCATCGTCGACCGCAACCATTATCAGCAAACAGGCGCCGCCGAAACCGTCCTTGACATGGACCCGATCGACGGCAAGTTCGCCGCCTTCGGCTGGCACACGCAGGCGATCAACGGCAACGACATGGGCGAAGTCGTGACCGCCCTGCAGCGGGCCCGCGAGGTCAAGGGCCAGCCGACTTGCATCCTCTCTCTGACTCACAAGGGTCAGGGGATCCTCAAGCTGCTCGAAAGCCTGGGCGACCTGAACTTCCACGGCAAGCCCTTGCCCGCGAAGAACCTGGACGCCGCCCTGGCCGAGATCGGCTGACACAAGACAAGTTGGGTCCGCGGCCGAAACCTTGACGGGGAGGCCGTGGATCGACGCGCGCGGACATTGGGCAACGGCACACACGCTCGACTGACAAAGGTGGTAAGACGATGGCCGGAGCCGGCTCGGCGATCCAATCCAAGCGGGAAATTGGCAAGGCCACGCGCGACGCCTTCGGGCGAGCGCTTGAAGCACTCGGCGGGGTACATACCGACCTCGTGGTGGTCGACGCCGACGTGAGCAACTCGACCCGGACCGAGTGGTTCGGCAAGAAATACCCCGACCGGTTCTTCAACGTCGGCATCGCCGAGAGCAACCAGGTGGGAGTCGCCGCCGGCATCGCGGCCACGGGCAAGATCGGCCTGGTCTCCAGCTTCGCCGCGTTCATCACCTGCAACGCCTACGACCAGTTGCGGATGTCGGTCGCTTACCCCCGACTGAACGTCAAGGTCGTCGGCAGCCACGCCGGGATCTCGATCGGCGAAGACGGCGCCAGCCAGATGGGCATCGAGGACGTCTCCCTGATGTGCTCGCTGCCCGGCTTCGTGGTCGTGGTCCCTTCCGACGAGGAGTCGGCCAAGGCGGCTACTAAGGCGATGCTCGAGCACAAAGGCCCGGTCTATCTCCGCGTCGGCCGCCCCGACGTGCCGAAGATCTATGCCGAAGGCAAGTGCGACTTTACGCTCGGCAAGGCTATCGTCCTGCGTGAAGGTAAGGACGTCACCTTGGTGGCAAACGGCCTGATGGTCGCCGCCTGCCTGGACGCCGCCGACTCACTTGCCGGTCAGGGCATCGAGGCCCGCGTCCTCGACATGCACACCGTCAAGCCGATCGACCGCGACGCCCTGCTCGCCTCCGCCAAGGCGACCGGCGCGTTCGTCGTGGCCGAAGAGCACCTCGCCCACGGCGGCCTGGGCAGTGCTGTGGCGATGACGCTCGCCGAATTGCACCCGTCGCCGATCCGCTACGTCAATCTGGGCGACCAGTTCGGCGAGAGCGGCACGCCCGACCAGCTGATCGAGAAGTTCGGCATGACTCCGGCCAAGGTCATTGAGGCCGCCCATGCGGTCATCGCCGCCAAGAAGGCCTGAACCGACATCGTTCTTCATCGAGCAACGAGCCGCGGCCGTCGTGAATATCACGACGGCCGCGGCTCGTTGCATCGAGTCCATCGCTCAGTCCGATCGCGACGCCAATCCTTGATTGGTCTCGGCAGGTCGGCCAATGTGGTTACGCACATCGCCGAGCGGATTCACGCGTAACGGGAAATTGGGCCGATGAACGGCCGAACGGGCCAGGTCCGTTCGCAATCGTCGACGTCCTGCAAGGTCGCGCCCGAGTAGGCTCAGGGCGTCGCATTTCCCCCGCCAGAATGGCCCGAATCGACCGCGCATCAGCCTGGCCAGGCCTTGAGCCATGACGAATCCGGCATGCGGGACGACCGAGATCGCCAGCCAGGTCCTCGTCAGATTGGCCCAATACACCAGCTCGGCATTGCGTGCCATCTGCCGCTGTAAGCCGGGTCG
It encodes:
- a CDS encoding DUF1553 domain-containing protein; the protein is MRPKRVCQSASAAMAFFVMALSGSSASSGGELARIPTTREQRTLEFRSLPPVPDPPTPAGENPIDSILAGWRKAQKTELRAPVDASLFARKIHLDLIGLLPTPGDVEVYKARPDPAKTADALLGDTRGYAEHWMTFWNDLLRNDEQTSIDGLRKPITPWLYRSLVENKPYDQMVEELLSPGPGGPDGYLMGVNWRGRVNLSQRPPVQAAQNVAQVFLATSIRCASCHDGFTTPWKLKDAYGLAAFFSEGTLETARCEKPTGVFAPAKFLYDGLGDVAADADLSTRRAAVAGMVTRPKNPRFARVLVNRLWDRLMGRALAEPIDEMTEPTCAELLDWLAYDFMGHDYDLKHTIKLIVTSKAYAQSVAEGEAVGEPNELGPVPRRLSAEQFIDAFSRLTGYWARPAELMNIPLDGPEVRAWRHRRPSPLAVALGRPTREQVTTKRVESATVLQALEATNGKTLGDLVSKGAETLLASDWAKDADAVKAANLLFLRAYSRPASPEELAFVGPMLGHPGDPVEARREGLEDLLWIVINSPEFQVIR
- a CDS encoding DUF1501 domain-containing protein, with translation MLDPNSNPRDGRREFLKSIGLGAATVATFGGRAWAEDGPAKDKDAPAATADSMILLWMAGGQAHTETWDPKTYTPYVKGMESKAVISTFDSIPTSVDGLRISEGLPECAKVMHKGTLIKTFQAPDLGKILHSRHQFHWHTGYVPPQSVNVPSIGGFMARTLGSRSKGAPAYVDIGQRFDVGGEDFEVKAFHTAGFLGDDYGPFFVPQPAEATTVVRPPTGMSRKRFRDRMERFHKLQALKVAGSSSKLGDEYIKRIDSAFELMESPAASAFDLSLEPKEVYDKYNTGRFGLGCLLARRLVEAGSRFIEVTTEYIPFFGWDTHEDGHARLVEMMRSIDMPIAQLIRDLDERGLLKRTLVVVASEFSRDMLMEGKPGEPVDDQVVVPDLVTEPKHYGMHRHFTGAGSVVVFGGGAKQGHVHGETADERPFTSVKDPVTISELHATFFTMMGIRPDHAYEIDERPVYATEDGKGKPIRGILA
- the bioD gene encoding dethiobiotin synthase; translation: MSLPGLLVTGTDTDVGKTFVASAILRSLGLSGIAAGALKPLATGAVIDRKDGIPEDARFLMDALGPRPGVELSHVVPILLDEPLAPPVAARRAGWRLTRQLIFDRTDAAVAAWTTRSEVLIVEGIGGLLCPIAEDATLADLASHLDYPLIIVGRLGLGTLNHTILTVEAARLRGLRIAGVVLTQPTSGDLGVAGETNPLELVRWLRDVPLLGVVPHQANAQSVPASLAAIEWIDLARPSRRAGA
- the bioA gene encoding adenosylmethionine--8-amino-7-oxononanoate transaminase translates to MNLRTPDDATLRAWDLAHLWHPFTPQAAWAESTPLIIERGEGVYLEDSEGRRYLDGVSSLWCNVHGHRHSKLDAALRDQIDQIAHTTMLGLTHPTAIRLARELVERAPAGLNRVFYSDDGATAVEVALKMAYQYWRQKPDPEPARTLFLSLTDAYHGDTLGDVSVGGVDRFHAMFGDILFPSLRAPSPNCYRCPLGQARETCGLACLSEMDKVLREHRGQVAAVVIEPTVQCAAGMIVQPDGYLKGVERLCREHDTLLIADEVAVGFGRTGTLFACEQESVRPDFLCLAKGITGGYLPLAATLTTDRISSAFYGTPADGKTFYHGHTYGGNPLGAAVALANLSVFDEERTLETLVPKMDHLAARLVDLAQLVHVGDVRRKGFIAGIELVKDRATRERYAFSDQVGARVCRLARESGVLIRPLGDVLVVMLPLAAEIEHIDLLIDALIDCVRRITEENSR
- a CDS encoding SAM-dependent chlorinase/fluorinase, yielding MKPGILTLTTDFGSDGPYVAQMKGVVLGLAPSTQFVDVSHGISPQNIAEGAFVLSGLIDVFPAGTVHLAVVDPGVGTDRLPIAARIDGHWFVAPDNGLLGGLLTGRSVELIVELVNPALRRPVVSATFHGRDIFAPAAAHLLIGGDARELGPALTQLMSLPGLEPCEAPGGILGQVLYRDRFGNLITNVDARMLAGRAWRIEIAGTTIDSFAPTYGESLPGTLIALFGSTDRVEVAVVNGDAAALLGAGPGTPVRFRLETHR
- the queF gene encoding preQ(1) synthase encodes the protein MSLEVFPNQFPDREYEIEITCPEFTAVCPKTGQPDFGTILITYVPAATCIELKSLKLYLNAFRDRGIFYEHSINSILDDLVAACQPRSMTVVGQFTPRGGISSKITARHQAKA
- a CDS encoding methyltransferase domain-containing protein — protein: MRPPSDAARSIEFSLNEPRMIRQSIKDVCFFFSRYACLPATWYASARYRLGGSKHPEGHYVHLGCGHKYLDGLINADGNVLRKIDLWIDLRNTLPFPDASCTLVYSSHTIEHLFPYEAVALLKEIRRILKDDGVARIAVPSFQHALAVARGEVIEDWPRAFREPASQAVNYLFCEGQHKYAYTAEILEAFAREAGFTRVTDYSADHGVEPKTYGAVTVGDEPPGSLVVELRR